The DNA window TGTCACAGGGACAGTTCAAGACGCAATTAAGAGATACAAAAAGGGTGAGCTTCAACCTACTGTTCAGCCCAATGTCCCTACACACTTTGGGGTTGGAATGGGAATGGGCAGAGGTATGGGAATGGGTCGTGGAATGGGCAGAGGAATGGGTGGTAGTGTAGGGTATGGACCGGTGCCACAAACTCCCGGAATGGGACCCACTATGCCACAACCCACTAAAGAGCAGGAATTACAGATGTTAAAGCAGCAGGCAGATTTTATACGCCAGCAGATTGATGAAATTAATAAAAGAATAAATGAGCTTGAGAAGAAAGGAGGTGATTAAAATGCCAAGAGGAGATGGAACAGGTCCTTGGGGATTAGGACCGATGACAGGTAGGGCTGCAGGCCTTTGTGCCGGTTATCCTGTGCCAGGATATCTTAACCCCATTCCTGGTCGTGGCTGGTTTGGATTTCCGGGATTTGGAGTTGGAAGAGGTGGACTCCCATGGGGTGGTGGAAGAGGTCGTACATTTGGAGGTGGGAGAGGCTGGTGGTGGAGAGGGTTTTATGGCTTCGGCTTACCGTATGCATATCCATATTATCCACAGCCGACAGCTCAGGAGGAACTACAGGTGTTGAAGGAACAGGCTAATGCCTTAAAGAGCGAGATGGAAGCAATTGAGGCTCGTATGAGTGAACTAAAGAAGCAGGAGCAGAGCAAAAAGTAAGAGTGTGTGATACCTGACTGAGGGAGCAAAAGAGTGAATAACTATCAATTGGAAGATAAAAGAGGAGGATATTATGCCGAGAGGTAATGGAACTGGACCAAGAGGACAGGGTCCTGGGACTGGTAGAGGGCTTGGGCGTAGGGCTGGAAACCCACAGGGTGGTATGGGAATTGGAACTCCTCGTGGAATGAGACGAGGAGGAGGCAAAAGTATAGTTGGAGGTTTTGGTCCCGGTGGTTATTGTGTATGCCCATCCTGTAGAACGAAAGTTTCACATCAAGCAGGAAGTCCTTGCAACGAGATGAGTTGTCCTAAGTGTGGGGCTAAGATGACAAGAG is part of the bacterium genome and encodes:
- a CDS encoding DUF5320 family protein encodes the protein MPRGNGTGPRGQGPGTGRGLGRRAGNPQGGMGIGTPRGMRRGGGKSIVGGFGPGGYCVCPSCRTKVSHQAGSPCNEMSCPKCGAKMTRG
- a CDS encoding DUF5320 domain-containing protein, translated to MPRGDGTGPWGLGPMTGRAAGLCAGYPVPGYLNPIPGRGWFGFPGFGVGRGGLPWGGGRGRTFGGGRGWWWRGFYGFGLPYAYPYYPQPTAQEELQVLKEQANALKSEMEAIEARMSELKKQEQSKK
- a CDS encoding NifB/NifX family molybdenum-iron cluster-binding protein encodes the protein MKIAVTSTGADLNSDVDPRFGRCAYFLFVDTDTMKFEAVENPNVSAMGGAGIQSAQLVANKGVEALLTGSCGPNAFQTLQVAKVQVIVGVTGTVQDAIKRYKKGELQPTVQPNVPTHFGVGMGMGRGMGMGRGMGRGMGGSVGYGPVPQTPGMGPTMPQPTKEQELQMLKQQADFIRQQIDEINKRINELEKKGGD